A window of the Haloquadratum walsbyi C23 genome harbors these coding sequences:
- a CDS encoding ABC transporter ATP-binding protein: protein MDAVPADDDDPFESQRERVSNPMRRLFSTYGRENIPAIAVGVISSIAARVLDLLPPVLLAVAVDAIFLDERTFSLWFVPAAWIPTDQVGQLYISVALIAGAFFGAAGFHWTRNWGWNAFAQRVQHAVRTDTYNEMQRLSLSFFADKQTGEMMSILSNDVNRLERFLNDGMNSAFRLGVMVIGIAAILLYWNWQLALVTLSVVPLIGYFTYRFVKIIQPKYADVRSSVGQLNSRLENNLGGIQVIKSAHTENFESDRVDDTSQEYFDSNWDAIKTRITFFPALRILSGVGFVLTFLIGGAWVLTYQQTGQAPLFFSGSLTPGEFVGFILFTQRFIWPMSQFGQIINMYQRAYASAARIFGLMDEPARIVNDPDAPALDVDTGTVQYSDVTFGYETDEEPTIKDISFEIPGGETLALVGPTGAGKSTVLKLLLRMYDVDEGAITVDGTDVREITIPSLRESIGYVSQDTFMFYGTVAENIRYGTFNASRDEIIDAAKTAEAHEFVMNLPDGYDTEIGERGVKLSGGQRQRLSIARAVLRDPEILILDEATSDVDTETEMLIKRSIERLTADRTTFSIAHRLSTIKDADQILVLDDGEIVERGTHTDLLGADGLYAHLWGVQAGEIEELPETFIQRATQRASQTSIETDAADD, encoded by the coding sequence ATGGATGCGGTCCCTGCAGATGATGATGATCCGTTCGAGTCACAGCGCGAACGCGTGTCAAATCCAATGCGACGGCTCTTTTCGACATACGGTCGCGAAAACATACCAGCAATAGCTGTTGGTGTTATCTCAAGTATTGCTGCTCGTGTTCTCGACCTCCTTCCGCCAGTTCTACTTGCAGTCGCGGTGGATGCAATATTTCTCGATGAGCGGACATTCTCATTATGGTTCGTTCCAGCAGCATGGATACCGACCGACCAGGTCGGGCAATTATATATTTCCGTTGCGCTTATTGCCGGAGCATTCTTTGGTGCTGCGGGATTTCACTGGACGCGAAACTGGGGATGGAATGCGTTCGCTCAGCGTGTCCAGCATGCGGTTCGAACAGATACATATAATGAAATGCAGCGGCTGAGTCTCTCATTCTTTGCTGATAAGCAAACCGGTGAGATGATGTCAATTCTCTCGAATGACGTGAATAGATTAGAGCGGTTTCTCAATGACGGGATGAATTCAGCATTTCGGCTTGGAGTGATGGTTATTGGTATTGCTGCGATTCTATTGTATTGGAATTGGCAACTTGCACTTGTCACCCTCAGTGTGGTCCCACTTATTGGGTATTTCACCTATCGGTTTGTGAAGATAATTCAGCCAAAATACGCCGATGTCCGTTCATCAGTCGGACAGTTAAACTCTCGTCTTGAGAATAATCTTGGTGGTATTCAAGTTATTAAGTCTGCACACACTGAAAACTTCGAATCAGACCGAGTTGATGATACTTCTCAAGAATATTTCGACTCAAATTGGGATGCAATCAAAACACGGATCACGTTCTTCCCTGCATTGCGTATTCTTTCTGGGGTTGGATTCGTCTTGACATTCCTCATTGGCGGGGCATGGGTATTGACATATCAACAAACTGGTCAAGCACCGCTTTTCTTCTCAGGATCGCTAACGCCAGGCGAGTTTGTTGGATTTATCCTGTTTACACAGCGATTTATTTGGCCGATGTCACAGTTCGGTCAGATAATCAATATGTATCAGCGGGCGTACGCTTCCGCAGCGCGAATCTTTGGATTGATGGATGAGCCTGCGCGGATTGTCAACGACCCTGATGCACCGGCGCTCGATGTTGATACAGGCACCGTTCAGTACAGTGATGTCACATTTGGGTATGAAACCGATGAAGAGCCGACAATCAAAGATATTTCCTTTGAAATTCCAGGCGGTGAGACGCTTGCACTCGTTGGTCCAACTGGAGCTGGAAAGTCAACGGTACTAAAACTCCTGCTTCGGATGTATGACGTTGATGAGGGGGCAATTACAGTTGACGGAACAGATGTTCGTGAGATAACAATCCCAAGCCTTCGAGAATCAATCGGATATGTGAGTCAAGATACGTTCATGTTCTATGGGACAGTGGCAGAGAATATTCGATATGGGACATTCAATGCCTCTCGCGACGAGATTATTGATGCTGCAAAAACAGCAGAAGCACATGAATTTGTTATGAATCTCCCGGATGGATACGATACAGAGATTGGCGAACGAGGGGTCAAACTCTCTGGTGGACAACGACAGCGACTTTCAATCGCACGCGCTGTTCTCAGGGATCCCGAGATTCTCATACTTGATGAGGCAACCTCAGATGTCGATACTGAAACAGAAATGTTGATCAAACGATCGATAGAGCGCCTGACTGCTGACCGAACAACATTCAGTATTGCACATCGACTCTCGACAATTAAAGATGCAGATCAAATCCTTGTGCTCGATGATGGAGAGATTGTTGAGCGTGGGACACATACTGACTTGCTCGGTGCTGATGGGCTCTATGCACATCTATGGGGTGTTCAAGCAGGCGAAATTGAAGAATTACCTGAAACGTTTATTCAACGAGCAACACAACGCGCTTCACAAACATCGATTGAGACTGATGCCGCAGATGACTGA
- a CDS encoding DUF7538 family protein — translation MSKSANNKYENVDTVADNNTLDGLSELEGWSVDTYAARVHYQGESDRYSIEFYAPSNCVLYWKVKGDGETAVPVGRMTVPDPLRTRIRSDLADAGIDPAVEDRTL, via the coding sequence ATATCCAAATCAGCGAATAATAAATATGAGAATGTTGATACAGTAGCTGATAACAACACATTAGACGGTCTCAGCGAGTTGGAAGGATGGAGCGTCGACACATATGCAGCTCGCGTTCATTATCAGGGGGAGAGTGATCGATATAGTATTGAGTTCTACGCACCCTCAAATTGTGTGCTTTATTGGAAGGTCAAAGGAGATGGAGAAACGGCAGTTCCAGTCGGTCGGATGACTGTTCCAGACCCACTGCGGACGCGGATTCGATCTGATCTTGCAGATGCAGGGATCGATCCTGCAGTGGAAGATCGAACACTATGA
- a CDS encoding DUF192 domain-containing protein — MNRTLFLRAVIVAIGVLVVGMIVITVIPGIGPTGEYDSETVKITDNKTGNQLERVSVRIADTPQKRYTGLSNTESLAEDEGMLFIHDSEDRYGYVMRDMSFPIDIIFIDATGTITRIYHAKVPTDTTTDELNRYSGRGRYVLEVSYNYTERHNITIGDEIQINRQ; from the coding sequence ATGAACAGGACGTTATTTTTGCGGGCTGTCATCGTGGCAATCGGTGTTCTTGTTGTCGGGATGATAGTTATTACAGTTATCCCCGGAATCGGACCAACTGGCGAATATGACAGTGAAACAGTCAAGATTACTGATAACAAGACGGGTAACCAATTGGAGCGTGTCTCTGTGCGTATTGCTGATACGCCGCAAAAACGGTATACGGGATTGAGTAACACAGAATCGCTTGCGGAAGATGAAGGGATGTTATTTATTCATGATAGTGAAGATCGTTATGGATATGTAATGCGCGATATGTCATTTCCGATTGATATCATATTTATTGATGCAACAGGAACGATTACACGAATATATCACGCAAAAGTGCCGACAGACACGACGACTGATGAACTTAACCGATATTCAGGGCGTGGGAGGTATGTGCTCGAAGTATCATATAATTATACAGAAAGACATAATATCACAATTGGTGACGAAATACAAATTAATCGTCAATAA
- a CDS encoding gas vesicle protein GvpG, with amino-acid sequence MIMSEHSARLLWVALFGIVLSIGLSALTTVYLIIAITSGIITATPLAELVVDVAIPAIIALGVFAILWIASVMSLLWALFQWIMQIESYQLATVFARVEEIIPPISVFHLPARFTPMPASIERDLSIETTRALASLRRQYVIGDISDATFERRMERLLMKSD; translated from the coding sequence ATGATAATGTCAGAACACAGCGCCAGACTGCTGTGGGTTGCTCTTTTTGGTATAGTACTCTCTATTGGACTTTCTGCACTTACGACTGTATATTTAATAATCGCGATTACCTCAGGAATCATCACTGCGACCCCGCTCGCTGAACTTGTTGTTGATGTCGCTATCCCTGCGATTATTGCGCTTGGAGTCTTTGCGATACTCTGGATTGCCTCAGTAATGAGCCTTCTGTGGGCGTTATTTCAATGGATTATGCAGATTGAAAGTTATCAGCTTGCAACCGTATTTGCCAGAGTTGAGGAAATAATCCCACCAATCAGTGTTTTTCATCTCCCGGCAAGATTCACGCCGATGCCTGCGAGTATTGAACGCGATCTCTCCATTGAGACAACACGTGCGCTTGCTTCGTTGCGTCGTCAATATGTTATCGGTGATATCTCGGATGCAACGTTTGAACGGCGCATGGAGCGTCTTCTCATGAAATCCGATTAA
- a CDS encoding ABC transporter permease subunit: protein MSEWGWRIDTTGWQSVARTDARRARRTPTILVLLSITIITSIGYSIAYTYVGPSELTFMGFLDGITTLLSFIIPAIGLLLGYKSVAHARNTGSILLALSFPQSRAGLIIGTVVSRWALLVGAISAGLTLSGAIAAILYGTNGIVAYPLVILMTLLYSAAFIGIGVGISTLTTSERWITLSTFGSYFLLVIIWDGLTTAILLILHRFNFNILASPPDWTLLFQLLSPESSYNLLLRSSVGIDVAGEYVANTAPTYIGWWIAVGVLIIWTSLPVIFGFYRFQTADL, encoded by the coding sequence ATGAGTGAGTGGGGTTGGCGTATCGATACCACCGGATGGCAGAGTGTTGCTCGAACCGACGCACGGCGAGCTCGGAGAACACCGACGATATTAGTTCTTTTGAGTATTACTATCATCACCTCGATTGGATACAGTATAGCCTATACATACGTTGGACCTAGCGAATTGACATTTATGGGGTTTCTTGATGGGATTACTACACTGCTTTCGTTTATTATCCCAGCCATTGGCTTGCTTCTCGGATATAAATCAGTTGCTCATGCACGGAATACGGGGAGTATCTTACTTGCATTATCATTTCCACAGTCGAGGGCGGGATTGATTATTGGAACTGTAGTTAGTCGATGGGCGCTTCTTGTTGGGGCAATCAGTGCCGGATTGACCCTCAGCGGGGCGATTGCTGCTATACTGTATGGAACTAACGGAATCGTTGCATATCCATTGGTTATCCTGATGACGCTATTGTATAGCGCTGCATTTATTGGAATTGGCGTTGGTATTTCGACGCTGACCACAAGTGAGCGCTGGATCACGCTCAGCACATTTGGAAGTTATTTTTTATTAGTCATTATCTGGGATGGATTGACGACAGCAATACTGCTTATCTTGCATCGATTTAATTTCAATATCCTAGCTTCGCCTCCGGACTGGACGCTATTATTTCAATTACTCAGTCCCGAATCATCGTATAATCTCCTTTTGCGATCGAGTGTCGGTATTGATGTTGCCGGTGAGTATGTTGCAAATACTGCACCAACATATATTGGATGGTGGATTGCGGTCGGTGTGCTGATTATTTGGACGTCACTCCCAGTTATATTTGGGTTCTACAGATTCCAGACAGCCGATCTATAG
- a CDS encoding ABC transporter permease subunit, protein MTSQWQQVARQDWSQAVEQRSVKVLLALPVVVILLSAYLYPVISQSPITTGRFGSFVRGLLRVVIPIVGVLLGYNAIVGDFESGSLLLMLSLPQRRRTIVFARYIARAGLLIIPTVIAVVAGAGLVVYPLGSFEPLSVVMLISIIAGFSATWVSVGVAASTLVATTRRALGLGFATVILFAIVWDTIENVLRGVLLSTDIISGRLPEPIQFVFALSPGNAFSTLITGFVDTTQEVTGAWYLSEWIAAIVLLAWVVGPLAIGVFRFERRDLQ, encoded by the coding sequence ATGACATCGCAATGGCAGCAAGTCGCGCGACAAGACTGGTCACAGGCGGTTGAGCAACGAAGTGTGAAAGTTTTGCTTGCGTTACCAGTCGTTGTAATCCTGTTATCCGCATATCTTTATCCGGTAATATCTCAATCGCCAATCACGACTGGACGATTCGGGAGTTTTGTTCGGGGGCTACTGCGTGTGGTAATACCGATTGTTGGCGTATTACTTGGATATAATGCTATTGTCGGTGATTTTGAATCAGGATCGCTGTTACTCATGTTATCATTACCGCAGCGTCGTCGAACAATTGTATTTGCCCGATACATAGCACGTGCTGGATTGCTAATTATCCCAACAGTCATTGCAGTCGTTGCTGGGGCAGGGCTGGTTGTGTACCCACTTGGATCATTTGAGCCACTTAGCGTAGTGATGCTAATTAGTATTATTGCTGGTTTCAGTGCCACTTGGGTTAGCGTTGGTGTCGCAGCCTCAACGCTCGTTGCAACAACTCGTCGAGCACTTGGACTTGGATTTGCAACAGTGATTTTATTTGCAATCGTATGGGATACCATTGAGAATGTACTTCGCGGGGTATTATTGAGCACTGATATTATCTCTGGGAGGCTTCCAGAACCGATTCAATTTGTATTTGCACTTTCACCAGGAAATGCGTTCTCAACGCTGATTACTGGGTTTGTTGATACAACACAAGAGGTTACAGGTGCGTGGTATCTAAGTGAGTGGATTGCAGCCATTGTGCTACTCGCCTGGGTTGTTGGTCCACTAGCAATTGGTGTGTTTCGATTCGAGCGGAGGGATCTACAATGA
- a CDS encoding ABC transporter ATP-binding protein: protein MSAIDARDISKRYGTVTALDRVSLTVESGEIFGFLGPNGAGKSTFLNLMLGFTHPSAGSISVFDYDCQHEGVMARERIGVLPEGYDVIDHLTGRQHIEYAIEAKQIDDNADPLNVLDRVGLTEDAGRMATEYSKGMKQRLVLGMALTGEPDLLLLDEPTAGLDPTGAAELRSIIREENERGATIFFSSHVLEQVEAVCDRVGILQNGTLIAVDTIQGLRGSLGGGTKLEITVDSLQNGTLNTIQEIEGVETAVTPDNSTIEATCTNDAKMDILVGLRDAGIDVVNFRTQEASLEDMFIEYTETDQFHNNNTNHDNADHGVTNASGKKKESNHGSQSGEQSEPAEESTAESESGLESGVPSE from the coding sequence ATGTCAGCAATCGATGCCAGAGATATCTCGAAACGGTACGGGACGGTAACAGCACTTGATCGTGTCAGTCTTACTGTTGAATCAGGTGAGATCTTTGGATTCCTTGGACCAAATGGTGCAGGAAAGTCGACATTCCTGAATCTTATGCTAGGATTTACGCACCCATCAGCAGGCTCGATCAGCGTATTTGATTATGACTGCCAGCATGAGGGCGTGATGGCTCGTGAGCGTATCGGCGTTCTACCGGAAGGATATGACGTTATTGATCATCTGACCGGTCGACAGCATATCGAATATGCAATTGAAGCAAAACAGATTGATGATAATGCTGACCCACTGAATGTGCTTGATCGGGTGGGTTTGACCGAAGATGCCGGGCGAATGGCAACTGAATACTCAAAAGGTATGAAACAGCGACTTGTCTTAGGAATGGCACTAACTGGTGAGCCAGACCTTCTTTTACTTGACGAGCCAACTGCTGGGTTAGACCCAACAGGTGCTGCAGAACTCCGTTCAATTATTCGCGAAGAAAACGAGCGCGGTGCAACAATCTTCTTTTCCAGTCATGTGCTTGAACAGGTCGAAGCCGTCTGTGACCGAGTTGGGATTCTTCAGAACGGTACATTGATCGCTGTCGATACAATCCAAGGACTCAGAGGCTCTCTTGGTGGTGGAACGAAGCTCGAAATTACGGTTGATTCACTACAAAATGGGACGCTTAATACAATCCAGGAAATCGAAGGGGTCGAGACAGCAGTGACACCGGATAACTCGACAATTGAGGCAACATGCACGAATGATGCAAAGATGGATATCCTTGTTGGACTTCGAGATGCAGGCATTGATGTCGTTAATTTCCGGACACAGGAAGCATCACTTGAGGATATGTTCATTGAATATACTGAGACTGACCAGTTTCACAATAATAATACGAATCACGACAATGCAGATCATGGAGTAACAAACGCTTCCGGTAAAAAGAAAGAAAGCAATCATGGGTCGCAATCGGGAGAGCAATCAGAGCCAGCAGAAGAGTCAACCGCAGAATCGGAATCGGGGTTAGAATCAGGAGTTCCGTCAGAATGA
- a CDS encoding NAD(P)-binding oxidoreductase: MSDPTIDSYSPPQTLFIAGASGDTGRAVLRLAGSRIPTVRALTRSEQKRSMLYQAGADEVVVDNLLDPDDLESALLNVDAIISTVGSTVDDIRSADRFVDGAGTRALVNAAISADVDVFCMESAIGVGDNSANPLAMLFNTVIAPIQAAKADAEAAIRNASFRHVILRPGVLTNGPRTDIATIAEAESKTNLWGTISRADVARVLLAALGTPAVHNKTFEIISTPQPMADASNTTWQLPTRGNDTNEIPISAISK, translated from the coding sequence ATGAGCGACCCAACTATTGATTCATACTCGCCACCACAGACACTGTTTATTGCCGGTGCAAGCGGTGATACCGGTCGTGCGGTTTTGCGGCTTGCTGGATCGCGCATTCCGACTGTCCGGGCTCTTACCCGATCAGAACAAAAACGATCAATGCTTTATCAAGCGGGCGCTGATGAGGTTGTTGTCGATAACCTACTTGACCCAGATGATCTTGAGAGTGCACTCCTAAATGTCGATGCAATCATTAGCACAGTTGGGTCCACAGTTGATGATATTCGCTCTGCTGATCGGTTTGTTGATGGCGCCGGCACCCGTGCGCTTGTTAACGCAGCCATTTCTGCTGATGTTGATGTATTCTGTATGGAGTCAGCAATTGGTGTTGGTGATAATTCAGCAAACCCCCTCGCAATGCTATTTAATACAGTTATTGCTCCGATACAGGCTGCAAAAGCCGATGCAGAGGCGGCAATTCGAAACGCATCATTCCGACATGTGATCCTCCGACCTGGTGTCTTGACCAATGGACCACGAACCGATATCGCCACCATTGCTGAGGCAGAATCAAAGACAAATTTGTGGGGAACAATCTCCCGAGCTGACGTCGCCAGAGTACTCCTCGCAGCACTTGGTACCCCTGCTGTGCATAATAAAACGTTTGAGATAATCTCAACACCGCAGCCGATGGCAGATGCCTCTAATACCACATGGCAACTTCCGACCCGTGGCAACGATACAAATGAAATTCCAATATCAGCTATCTCTAAATAA